The Eleutherodactylus coqui strain aEleCoq1 chromosome 13, aEleCoq1.hap1, whole genome shotgun sequence genome includes a window with the following:
- the TSPAN10 gene encoding tetraspanin-10 isoform X2: MSVKMYRLLRKLCPFSGLRRKTEESQSLLPKGAVKQNVNYGPELDGFQYCTHGYGAEADSCSTTISLKDLPPPQHHHPDPLVPFIKYLMFFFNFIVFTLGFGLLCIGFWGLADKQSLISEKIVNLGTDPMLIFVLVGLVVCVLSFSGCVGFIRENICLLKLFFVGIAILLVVQCLVALVVLCFHQQIEDSVKTTMLVAISRYQGDSDLKFILDEIQLGMECCGVQSYKDWSINLYFNCSSPGVNSCGVPYSCCIDPLQNGTVPNFQCGFGALAMSEVMAGSLIYLGGCVPQLIFWINRRTWDIAAGYLLVIAIELTCIVCAQKLMREIKLVKSFG, encoded by the exons ATGAGCGTAAAAATGTATCGTCTGCTCAGGAAACTGTGCCCCTTCTCTGGGCTGCGGAGGAAGACGGAGGAATCGCAGAGCTTGTTACCCAAG GGTGCTGTCAAACAGAATGTAAACTATGGCCCGGAATTGGATGGCTTCCAGTACTGCACCCATGGCTACGGTGCTGAAGCTGACAGCTGCTCAACCACTATTTCCCTAAAAGACTTGCCTCCACCTCAACACCATCATCCTGATCCCCTTGTACCGTTCATCAAATATCTTATGTTCTTCTTCAACTTCATTGTCTTTACATTGGGCTTCGGTCTGCTGTGCATTGGATTTTGGGGCCTTGCAGATAAGCAGTCCTTGATAAGTGAGAAGATTGTAAATCTAGGCACTGACCCCATGCTTATATTTGTACTGGTGGGCCTGGTGGTCTGCGTCTTGTCTTTTTCAGGATGTGTCGGGTTCATCCGAGAGAACATTTGTCTCCTCAAGCTGTTCTTTGTAGGGATTGCTATACTATTGGTCGTGCAATGTCTGGTGGCCCTGGTGGTCCTGTGTTTTCATCAACAAATTGAGGATTCGGTGAAGACGACCATGCTGGTAGCCATAAGCAGATACCAAGGTGACTCGGACCTTAAGTTTATATTGGATGAAATACAACTTGGAATGGAGTGTTGTGGAGTGCAGTCCTACAAAGACTGGTCTATAAACCT GTATTTTAACTGCAGTTCCCCTGGCGTCAACTCGTGTGGTGTCCCTTATTCCTGCTGCATTGACCCACTTCAAAATGGTACTGTACCcaattttcaatgtggatttgGAGCACTAGCTATGAGTGAAGTCATGGCTGGCAGCCTAATCTACCTTGGAGGCTGCGTCCCTCAGCTTATATTTTGGATCAACCGCAGAACTTGGGATATCGCCGCTGGTTACCTTTTGGTAATTGCCATAGAACTCACATGTATTGTTTGTGCTCAGAAGTTAATGAGAGAAATCAAGCTTGTAAAATCTTTTGGTTAA
- the TSPAN10 gene encoding tetraspanin-10 isoform X1: MSVKMYRLLRKLCPFSGLRRKTEESQSLLPKQGAVKQNVNYGPELDGFQYCTHGYGAEADSCSTTISLKDLPPPQHHHPDPLVPFIKYLMFFFNFIVFTLGFGLLCIGFWGLADKQSLISEKIVNLGTDPMLIFVLVGLVVCVLSFSGCVGFIRENICLLKLFFVGIAILLVVQCLVALVVLCFHQQIEDSVKTTMLVAISRYQGDSDLKFILDEIQLGMECCGVQSYKDWSINLYFNCSSPGVNSCGVPYSCCIDPLQNGTVPNFQCGFGALAMSEVMAGSLIYLGGCVPQLIFWINRRTWDIAAGYLLVIAIELTCIVCAQKLMREIKLVKSFG, translated from the exons ATGAGCGTAAAAATGTATCGTCTGCTCAGGAAACTGTGCCCCTTCTCTGGGCTGCGGAGGAAGACGGAGGAATCGCAGAGCTTGTTACCCAAG CAGGGTGCTGTCAAACAGAATGTAAACTATGGCCCGGAATTGGATGGCTTCCAGTACTGCACCCATGGCTACGGTGCTGAAGCTGACAGCTGCTCAACCACTATTTCCCTAAAAGACTTGCCTCCACCTCAACACCATCATCCTGATCCCCTTGTACCGTTCATCAAATATCTTATGTTCTTCTTCAACTTCATTGTCTTTACATTGGGCTTCGGTCTGCTGTGCATTGGATTTTGGGGCCTTGCAGATAAGCAGTCCTTGATAAGTGAGAAGATTGTAAATCTAGGCACTGACCCCATGCTTATATTTGTACTGGTGGGCCTGGTGGTCTGCGTCTTGTCTTTTTCAGGATGTGTCGGGTTCATCCGAGAGAACATTTGTCTCCTCAAGCTGTTCTTTGTAGGGATTGCTATACTATTGGTCGTGCAATGTCTGGTGGCCCTGGTGGTCCTGTGTTTTCATCAACAAATTGAGGATTCGGTGAAGACGACCATGCTGGTAGCCATAAGCAGATACCAAGGTGACTCGGACCTTAAGTTTATATTGGATGAAATACAACTTGGAATGGAGTGTTGTGGAGTGCAGTCCTACAAAGACTGGTCTATAAACCT GTATTTTAACTGCAGTTCCCCTGGCGTCAACTCGTGTGGTGTCCCTTATTCCTGCTGCATTGACCCACTTCAAAATGGTACTGTACCcaattttcaatgtggatttgGAGCACTAGCTATGAGTGAAGTCATGGCTGGCAGCCTAATCTACCTTGGAGGCTGCGTCCCTCAGCTTATATTTTGGATCAACCGCAGAACTTGGGATATCGCCGCTGGTTACCTTTTGGTAATTGCCATAGAACTCACATGTATTGTTTGTGCTCAGAAGTTAATGAGAGAAATCAAGCTTGTAAAATCTTTTGGTTAA